The Mucilaginibacter rubeus genomic interval AACTCCGAAAGACTATCAGTTGTATGCGGATCGCCAATAGCACGGAACTTCCAGGTGCCGTCTTTACGGTAAACTTCGGCGAAGGTCATGGAACACATGCCGTTATAAGTTGAATCACCAGAAAGACTGAATTTAGCGATCTCTTTGCCGTGACTATCAACCGCGCGGATGAAAGCGTTTTCTACCATACCAAAGTGCTGGTTATTTTTGCGGCCCTGGTAAATAGCTACCAGGAACAGGATACGATCATATTTCGGGTCGAGCGAATCAAGCTTTACGATGATCTGCTCATCGTCACCATCTCCTGCCCCGGTACGGTTATCTCCCGTTAACCAAATATGGCCCGATGGATGGCGCATAGAGTTAAAGTAGATCACATCACCTTCAAACATATTAATGGTGCGCCCATTAGCCGTTTGCTTGGCATAACCACGATTGGCTACTTTACCATTTTTATCTAACAAAAACGCTATCGCATCCAAGTCGTATTCAGCTTCTTCGCCCCCACCGAACAGCTTGCCTAAAAAGCCGCCGCCGTGCGTTTTACGCACATCCCAGCCTAAACCAATAGTAACCGACGACAGGTCGAAACTTTCGCCTTTATCATTTTTACGCAGGTCGATAGTTTGACCTTTTACCAAATTTATAGCCATTGCCTTATTTGATTATTTGCCCTTTGAAATATTTACTTAAAAAGAAGGCCAGGTCCTCTTTATAACCAACGCCCGATGCCTCAAATTTCCATGCGCCGCCACGTTTGTATAATCTGCCAAATTCGATAGCCGTTTCGATAGAAAAATCTTCGCCCAACTCGTATTTACAAACCTCGGCACCTGTTTGGTTATCTAATATACGAATGTACGAATCACGCACCTGACCAAAATTTTGACGGCGTGCCTGCGCTTCGTGAATAGTTACCACAAACAGGATCTCCTGAATGCGAGCGTCAACTTTAGTCAGGTCTACTATGATAGATTCATCGTCGCCGCCATCACTGTTACCGCCTGTTGGATCATCTCCGGTATGGTGAACCGATTCTTCGGGCGAATCGACATTATTATAGAAAACAAAAAATTCATCCTGCGGTACCAATCGGTTAGCATCGATCATGATGGCCGATACGTCAAGATCGAAATCATAACCAGTACCTTCGTTTGGGTTCCAGCCCAAACCAACTGTCATTTTTGAAAGGCCGATATCTATTTTCTGCCCTTTTTGTAAGTTAATAGCCATTTTAGTATGTGTTATTTTTAGGTGAAACCTGTATCGCCTATTGGGTTTTACGCGGCATTGCAGGTATTGGCCGGTGACAAACCGGCAATTAAACATTTAATCTAAGGTAGATGTTTTATCGAGGTGATATTGTAAAATTTGTCTACACATAAATAAGACGGGGAAGGGCTGTGTTTGTTACAGGAATAGAGGGGGATATTTATCTATAATAACCGTCATGCTGAACTTGTCTCAGCAACTCACATACTGAGCAGCATGCATAGTTTGATCTGCATGTGGGATCCCGAAACAAGTTCGGGACGACGGCGTAACACGTTGGTAATTAATGGACTCCAAACTTCATCCACACAAAATATCCTACCCAAAGCAGGATATTGGAGTAAACGCCGGCCAGCACATCATCCATCATTACACCTAAGCCACCGCCAAGGTCTTCCATTTTACGCACGCCAAGTGGCTTAACTATATCAAAAAAGCGGAATAACACCAGTCCGGCTAAAAGGAAGTACAAATTAGCAGGAATAAAAAGCATAGCTATCAGCATCCCGGCAACTTCGTCAATTACCACGCGCGAACTATCCTCACCCCAATCTGGTTCAACTTTGTTGCCAACATAAACACCAAGCGCGGTAATAAATATGGTAATAGCCAGCAAATACCAGGGGTTTTGCAAGGCCGGACTTTGCCACAGCAACCAGATAAAGCCACAGGTAACAATGGCGGCATAAGTACCCCCACCTTTTAAAAAACCAATGCCGAAAATGGACGCTATTGTTTTATTTAAGAACATTTGTTTAATAATAATCAATTTAATTACTCTGAAAGAGCGAAGTTCCTACTCCCCTCTTGAGAGGGGGCGCGATAGAAATGAGTGATAGCTGGGGTGTGTTTCTTCTGCGTTGTTTTCGCTTGGTTAAACACACCCCTCCGCCCCTCTCGAGAGGGGAATCGCACAGA includes:
- a CDS encoding TerD family protein, giving the protein MAINLVKGQTIDLRKNDKGESFDLSSVTIGLGWDVRKTHGGGFLGKLFGGGEEAEYDLDAIAFLLDKNGKVANRGYAKQTANGRTINMFEGDVIYFNSMRHPSGHIWLTGDNRTGAGDGDDEQIIVKLDSLDPKYDRILFLVAIYQGRKNNQHFGMVENAFIRAVDSHGKEIAKFSLSGDSTYNGMCSMTFAEVYRKDGTWKFRAIGDPHTTDSLSELLKGY
- a CDS encoding TerD family protein; the encoded protein is MAINLQKGQKIDIGLSKMTVGLGWNPNEGTGYDFDLDVSAIMIDANRLVPQDEFFVFYNNVDSPEESVHHTGDDPTGGNSDGGDDESIIVDLTKVDARIQEILFVVTIHEAQARRQNFGQVRDSYIRILDNQTGAEVCKYELGEDFSIETAIEFGRLYKRGGAWKFEASGVGYKEDLAFFLSKYFKGQIIK
- a CDS encoding phosphatidylglycerophosphatase A, translated to MFLNKTIASIFGIGFLKGGGTYAAIVTCGFIWLLWQSPALQNPWYLLAITIFITALGVYVGNKVEPDWGEDSSRVVIDEVAGMLIAMLFIPANLYFLLAGLVLFRFFDIVKPLGVRKMEDLGGGLGVMMDDVLAGVYSNILLWVGYFVWMKFGVH